In one window of Gossypium arboreum isolate Shixiya-1 chromosome 4, ASM2569848v2, whole genome shotgun sequence DNA:
- the LOC108457641 gene encoding ABC transporter G family member 5, which yields MKKQGCEIEAVGINYKIYRQKRQNPFKIFKKNQQEVVDQELKQQEPSSQFQDACPGIRHVLKDVNCKAKPWEILAIVGPSGAGKSSLLEILAGKFTPQSGSIFVNQSPIDKAQFRKISGYVTQTDNLFPLLTVEETLMFSAKLRLRLPQAQLSSRVKSLIQELGLEHVAMARVGDDRVRGISGGERRRVSIGVDVIHDPKVLILDEPTSGLDSTSALQIIDMLKVMAETRGRTIILSIHQPGFRIVKLFSSMLLMADGSILHHGTVDQLGANLRGMGLQLPLHVNIVEFAIESIETIQQQRKGQLQVQEQGFSAPPQQKTGEEGESRSGKFTLQQLFQQSKVVDEETMNVGIDFPRDFANSRLKETMILTHRFSKNIFRTKELFACRTIQMLISGLVLGSIFHNAKDDLSGAEEKVGLFAFILTFLLSCTTEALPIFLQEREILMKETSCGSYRVSSYAIANGLVYLPLLFILAVLFSTPLYWLVGLNPNFMAFVHFLLLIWLILYTANSVVVCFSALVPNFIVGNSVISGVMGSFFLFSGYFISKHGIPKYWIFMHYISLFKYPFEGFLINEFSKSGKCLEYMLGSCLVTGEAVLREEGYGEESRWRNVLIMVCFILVYRFVSYVILRCRCSQRGLRASLS from the coding sequence ATGAAGAAACAAGGCTGTGAGATTGAAGCTGTTGGCATCAATTACAAGATCTATAGACAAAAGAGACAGAACCCTTTTAAAATCTTCAAAAAAAACCAGCAAGAAGTGGTTGATCAAGAACTAAAACAACAAGAGCCATCATCCCAGTTTCAAGATGCATGTCCTGGGATCCGACATGTCCTAAAGGATGTAAACTGCAAAGCCAAACCATGGGAAATCCTCGCCATTGTTGGTCCAAGTGGAGCAGGGAAATCTTCCTTGCTTGAAATCCTTGCTGGGAAATTCACCCCACAAAGTGGTTCTATTTTCGTCAACCAAAGCCCCATTGATAAAGCTCAGTTCAGGAAAATCTCTGGCTATGTTACCCAAACTGACAATCTTTTTCCCCTCCTTACAGTTGAAGAAACCCTCATGTTTAGTGCCAAGTTACGTTTAAGGCTTCCTCAAGCTCAGTTGAGTAGTAGGGTTAAGTCCTTGATCCAGGAACTTGGACTAGAGCATGTAGCCATGGCTCGAGTTGGTGATGATCGGGTTCGTGGGATATCTGGTGGTGAAAGACGACGGGTTTCTATAGGTGTAGATGTGATTCATGATCCCAAAGTGTTGATTCTTGATGAACCAACTTCAGGTCTTGATAGTACGTCTGCACTTCAAATTATCGATATGCTCAAGGTCATGGCTGAAACCAGGGGAAGAACGATAATTCTCAGTATTCACCAGCCTGGTTTTCGGATTGTTAAGTTATTCAGTTCGATGCTTTTGATGGCTGATGGCTCGATTTTACATCATGGAACAGTGGACCAGCTTGGTGCAAATTTGAGGGGAATGGGGTTACAGCTTCCGCTTCATGTCAATATCGTTGAATTTGCTATCGAGTCTATTGAAACCATTCAACAGCAACGAAAAGGACAGCTTCAAGTGCAAGAACAAGGATTTTCAGCCCCACCACAACAAAAGACAGGTGAAGAAGGTGAGAGCAGAAGTGGTAAGTTCACCCTTCAACAGCTTTTTCAACAATCCAAGGTCGTTGATGAAGAAACAATGAATGTTGGAATTGATTTCCCTAGAGATTTCGCCAATTCAAGGTTGAAAGAAACCATGATTCTCACCCATAGGTTCTCCAAAAACATATTCAGAACCAAGGAGTTGTTTGCTTGTAGGACAATCCAAATGCTGATTTCAGGGCTTGTTTTAGGCTCTATCTTTCACAATGCCAAAGATGATCTCAGCGGAGCAGAAGAAAAAGTGGGTCTATTTGCATTTATATTAACATTCTTGCTTTCATGCACCACAGAAGCATTACCAATCTTTTTACAAGAAAGGGAGATTCTAATGAAAGAAACCTCGTGTGGAAGCTATAGAGTTTCATCCTACGCCATTGCTAACGGGCTTGTATATCTACCCTTACTATTCATCCTAGCCGTTTTATTCTCAACACCGTTGTACTGGTTGGTAGGACTAAACCCAAATTTCATGGCATTCGTGCACTTCCTGCTACTCATTTGGTTAATTCTCTACACAGCAAATTCAGTCGTAGTATGTTTCAGTGCTCTAGTACCAAACTTCATAGTCGGAAACTCAGTGATATCCGGCGTGATGGGGTCATTTTTTCTCTTCTCGGGATACTTCATATCAAAACATGGGATCCCAAAGTACTGGATTTTCATGCATTACATATCATTGTTCAAGTATCCATTCGAAGGGTTTCTAATAAACGAGTTCTCAAAATCAGGGAAGTGCCTGGAATACATGTTGGGAAGCTGTTTGGTGACGGGAGAGGCAGTGTTAAGAGAAGAAGGGTATGGGGAAGAAAGCAGGTGGAGGAATGTGCTGATAATGGTGTGCTTCATCTTGGTTTACAGGTTCGTTTCTTATGTCATTCTTAGATGTAGATGCTCACAGAGGGGTCTGAGGGCATCACTTTCATGA